The Centroberyx gerrardi isolate f3 chromosome 7, fCenGer3.hap1.cur.20231027, whole genome shotgun sequence genome contains a region encoding:
- the LOC139911911 gene encoding primary amine oxidase, liver isozyme-like — MVSKVICKVLTCLLVLIAIASLIGNGVLIWLNTQRTPKCPAQSVNPIAPAVHNERSDVFADLSVEEFFQVRDYMSKIPGMNISIEPLSLLSIDYLYLIDLSLPTKGNVLLYLDNKGPKPVREATAVVFHGTKGNIREYVVGPLPNPTYHRDVTFERYKMKIPMTARPAHLGEQVFKMMFINQVLKPVSKLLTESFGPDVTSNPAFYDSMPKGVKSGDRQTWTSICRNVEGFFIHPVGFEILTDDQSTDVSSWRVIKVLYNGQYFNSLQELKEQYEAGTVRKIIYKPVPNYATLKPKQKPTGIGPQQFYVQGQRFSVKNNHIAYLDWSFAFGLSALTGMRVFDVRFRGERIIYELSVQEAMSVYGSVTPHMMLTKFLDSSIGIGRFAYELVRGVDCPYSAIYIDSFHFIDTGIPRRLKNSICVFEHDTGRPLRRHFSEVNYQSYGGLVNSALVFRTITAIGNYDYMWDFIFYQSGSVEAKVHATGYITSSFNVNGSLPYGHQVAENIIGNIHTHFLNFKVDLDVLGVKNAFLTKDMEFVNVSLPWMPERYAMIPQLVEKQLKTEQEAALRYDTKTPRYLHIASNQTNRWGHQRSYRLQVFSFTGDHLPESQPEERAMSWARYKVAITKHKDLEQTSGSLYNQHDMWAPAVDFSKYIEDNESIENEDLVAWVTTGFLHIPHAEDIPNTVTVGNGGGVLLRPHNYFDEDPSVHSPDAVYIGAGSEQSCDNNRMACLAEETCSPVLQPFTYNGFEGVTSRET, encoded by the exons ATGGTCTCCAAAGTGATTTGCAAGGTCCTCACATGTCTTCTGGTTCTCATAGCGATTGCCTCGTTGATAGGTAACGGTGTCCTGATATGGCTCAATACCCAGCGTACACCAAAGTGCCCCGCGCAATCTGTAAACCCGATCGCACCTGCAGTGCACAACGAGCGCAGCGACGTCTTTGCTGACCTCTCGGTGGAGGAGTTCTTTCAGGTGCGTGACTATATGTCCAAGATCCCAGGAATGAACATATCAATTGAACCGCTTTCACTTCTTTCGATTGATTACCTTTATCTGATTGACCTCTCCCTGCCGACGAAAGGGAATGTTTTGCTCTATCTGGACAACAAGGGGCCCAAACCAGTGAGAGAGGCGACTGCAGTGGTTTTTCATGGTACTAAGGGCAACATAAGGGAATATGTTGTGGGCCCTCTCCCCAACCCGACCTACCACCGAGATGTCACCTTCGAGAGGTATAAAATGAAGATCCCTATGACCGCACGTCCTGCACACCTTGGGGAGCAAGTATTCAAAATGATGTTCATCAATCAGGTGCTTAAACCAGTCAGCAAACTGTTGACTGAGAGTTTTGGTCCTGATGTAACTTCAAACCCAGCTTTCTATGACAGCATGCCCAAAGGGGTCAAgtcaggagacagacagacgtggACATCAATCTGCCGAAATGTGGAGGGTTTCTTTATCCACCCAGTGGGGTTTGAGATCTTAACTGATGACCAGAGCACTGATGTTTCATCCTGGCGTGTGATTAAAGTGCTTTATAATGGTCAATACTTTAACAGCCTACAGGAACTGAAAGAACAATACGAGGCAGGAACTGTGAGGAAAATCATCTACAAACCTGTGCCAAATTACGCGACACTCAAACCCAAGCAGAAACCCACGGGCATTGGACCCCAGCAGTTTTATGTACAAGGCCAGCGATTCAGCGTGAAGAACAACCACATCGCTTACCTTGACTGGAGCTTTGCCTTCGGTCTGAGCGCACTTACAGGGATGAGAGTTTTTGATGTCCGTTTTAGAGGGGAGAGGATCATCTATGAGCTCAGCGTTCAAGAGGCCATGTCAGTTTATGGTTCCGTCACTCCACATATGATGCTTACCAAGTTCCTTGATAGCAGCATCGGTATCGGGCGGTTTGCCTATGAGCTGGTCCGAGGGGTCGACTGCCCTTATTCGGCCATCTACATTGACTCTTTTCACTTTATAGACACTGGCATTCCACGTCGTCTCAAAAACTCAATTTGCGTCTTTGAACATGACACTGGCCGTCCTCTAAGGAGACACTTCTCAGAGGTGAACTACCAAAGCTATGGAGGATTAGTAAACAGCGCCTTAGTGTTCAGGACGATCACAGCCATAGGAAACTACGACTACATGTGGGATTTCATCTTCTACCAGAGTGGTTCAGTGGAGGCAAAGGTTCATGCCACCGGCTACATCACCTCTTCCTTCAATGTGAATGGCAGTTTACCATATGGGCACCAAGTGGCAGAAAACATCATTGGAAATATCCACACCCATTTTCTTAACTTCAAAGTAGACCTTGATGTTTTGG GAGTGAAGAATGCATTCCTGACCAAAGATATGGAGTTTGTCAACGTGTCGCTGCCCTGGATGCCTGAACGCTATGCCATGATCCCTCAGCTGGTGGAGAAACAACTCAAAACAGAACAG GAGGCAGCTCTGCGTTATGACACCAAGACTCCTCGCTACCTCCACATCGCCAGCAACCAGACCAACCGTTGGGGCCACCAGCGTTCCTACCGGCTCCAGGTCTTCAGCTTCACTGGGGACCACCTCCCCGAGAGCCAGCCCGAGGAGAGGGCCATGTCCTGGGCCAG atatAAGGTGGCCATCACTAAGCATAAGGACTTGGAGCAGACCAGTGGAAGTCTGTACAATCAACACGACATGTGGGCTCCAGCTGTCGACTTTAGCAAGTACATTGAAGACAATGAAAGCATCGAgaacgag GACCTGGTTGCCTGGGTGACCACCGGCTTCCTCCACATCCCCCACGCCGAGGACATCCCCAACACGGTAACCGTGGGCAACGGGGGCGGGGTCCTCCTGCGGCCCCACAACTACTTTGACGAGGACCCATCCGTCCACTCTCCTGACGCGGTGTACATCGGCGCGGGGAGCGAGCAGAGCTGCGACAACAACAGGATGGCCTGCCTGGCTGAAGAGACCTGCAGCCCCGTGCTCCAACCCTTCACCTACAACGGCTTTGAGGGAGTCACGAGCAGGGAGACATGA